In the Geobacter sp. FeAm09 genome, one interval contains:
- a CDS encoding DUF2284 domain-containing protein yields MADQTKLQRIFNDAGFSDFRWIDPSEIVVAQWVRMKCRFGCNEYGRNASCPPNTPAVDECRSFFHEFRLGVLFHIPMRLADPEQRHAWSREVNRALLEVERQAFISGYQKAFLLFMDSCALCRECAGSRGHCRNRRLARPTPEGMGVDVFATVAKFGYPLAVLPDYEQEMNRYAFLMIE; encoded by the coding sequence ATGGCTGACCAGACGAAACTGCAACGGATATTCAATGACGCGGGATTTTCGGATTTCCGCTGGATCGATCCTTCCGAGATCGTTGTTGCGCAATGGGTGCGGATGAAGTGCCGGTTCGGCTGCAACGAGTATGGCAGGAACGCCTCCTGTCCCCCCAACACCCCTGCCGTGGACGAGTGCCGTAGCTTCTTCCATGAATTCCGCCTGGGCGTGCTTTTCCATATCCCCATGCGCCTGGCGGACCCGGAGCAGCGCCACGCCTGGTCGCGGGAGGTCAACCGCGCCCTGCTGGAGGTGGAGCGCCAGGCTTTCATCAGCGGCTATCAGAAGGCCTTCCTCCTCTTCATGGACAGTTGCGCGCTTTGCCGGGAATGTGCCGGCAGCCGGGGGCACTGCCGCAATCGCAGGCTGGCCCGCCCGACCCCCGAGGGGATGGGAGTGGACGTCTTTGCCACCGTGGCCAAGTTCGGCTACCCCCTTGCGGTGTTGCCCGATTATGAACAGGAGATGAACCGTTACGCCTTCCTGATGATAGAGTAG
- a CDS encoding AzlC family ABC transporter permease has translation MTQAIDHVKEGVKTAWPICLGYFPIGLSLGVLAQKGGLAPWQVGLMSLVVFAGGSQFIAVAMLGSGASITAIVTTTFMVNLRHLLMSSAMAVHFPGVSRRFLALFAYGLTDESFAVNMVRFNRGGWDRQSALALNQMANATWFVSTVAGVYVGQFIPAGALGIDYALTGMFICLLVFQLRGPVFVATALMAACCSVVAYLWLPGNAYVIVAATAAATAGFLLKRSLRHRGARP, from the coding sequence ATGACACAGGCAATTGACCATGTGAAAGAAGGGGTGAAGACAGCGTGGCCCATCTGCCTCGGCTACTTCCCCATCGGTCTCTCCCTGGGGGTGCTCGCCCAGAAGGGGGGGCTTGCCCCCTGGCAGGTCGGGCTCATGTCGCTCGTGGTCTTTGCCGGCGGCTCCCAGTTCATCGCCGTTGCCATGCTCGGCAGCGGCGCCTCCATCACGGCCATCGTCACCACCACCTTCATGGTCAACCTGCGCCACCTGCTCATGAGTTCGGCCATGGCGGTGCATTTTCCGGGCGTTTCCCGGCGGTTCCTGGCCCTGTTCGCCTATGGCCTGACCGATGAAAGTTTTGCCGTCAACATGGTGCGGTTCAACCGGGGGGGATGGGACCGGCAGAGCGCCCTGGCGCTCAACCAGATGGCCAACGCCACCTGGTTCGTCAGCACCGTGGCCGGGGTCTATGTGGGGCAGTTCATCCCCGCCGGCGCCCTGGGGATCGACTACGCCCTGACCGGCATGTTCATCTGCCTGCTGGTTTTCCAGTTGCGCGGCCCGGTCTTCGTTGCCACCGCCCTGATGGCGGCCTGCTGTTCCGTGGTGGCCTATCTCTGGCTGCCGGGCAACGCCTATGTGATCGTGGCCGCCACTGCGGCGGCCACGGCCGGCTTTCTGCTGAAGCGTTCCCTGCGCCACCGGGGGGCGCGGCCGTGA
- a CDS encoding class I SAM-dependent rRNA methyltransferase translates to MHASEWKIGPESVRMLELGHPWIIADNYTKRWPTGQAGQLVELADGQGNFLATALLDPQDRIVARVLSRKRMRLDRAWLTKRLQAALELRRSHADLGDTTAYRLVNAEGDGLPGLTVDRYGDYLMVQVYCAGWRPYLKLVTQALGDLLAPRGIYEKSRPQKTRELEAVSDTKSYGRLLAGTAAPQRLEVRENGLLFLVSLEQGLNTGLFLDQRKNRRDLMSRVAGKRVLNLFAYTGAFSVAAAAAGAVQVTSVDASPGYTEWARANFGLNRLNPKRHEFIVGDCHQVLADLGGRGCRYDVVLMDPPSFSTTAKSRFTTRGGTSDLVAAALPLVSANGLLIASSNHQKVDTAEYLKELRRGALQAGNDLRVISLAGQPEDFPYPVSFPEGRYLKYALCVKGG, encoded by the coding sequence ATGCACGCGTCAGAATGGAAGATAGGGCCGGAGTCGGTGCGGATGCTGGAATTGGGGCATCCGTGGATCATTGCCGACAATTATACCAAGCGCTGGCCGACCGGCCAGGCCGGCCAACTGGTCGAACTGGCCGATGGTCAGGGGAATTTCCTGGCAACAGCCCTGCTCGATCCGCAGGATCGCATCGTGGCGCGGGTGTTGTCCCGAAAGCGGATGCGCCTGGACCGCGCCTGGCTGACGAAGCGTCTTCAGGCTGCCCTCGAACTGCGCCGCAGCCATGCCGACCTGGGGGACACCACCGCCTACCGGTTGGTCAACGCCGAGGGGGACGGACTTCCCGGCCTGACGGTTGACCGTTACGGCGACTATCTGATGGTGCAGGTCTACTGCGCCGGATGGCGGCCGTACCTGAAGCTCGTGACCCAGGCCCTGGGCGACCTGCTCGCACCCCGGGGGATCTACGAGAAGAGCCGCCCCCAGAAGACCCGCGAACTGGAAGCGGTCAGCGACACCAAGAGCTACGGCAGGCTGCTGGCCGGCACGGCGGCGCCCCAGCGCCTGGAGGTGCGGGAAAACGGCCTGTTGTTCCTGGTGAGCCTGGAGCAGGGGCTCAATACCGGGCTGTTCCTGGACCAGCGCAAAAACCGCCGCGACCTGATGTCGCGGGTGGCCGGCAAGCGGGTGCTCAACCTGTTCGCCTACACCGGCGCCTTCTCGGTGGCTGCCGCCGCTGCGGGGGCCGTGCAGGTTACGAGCGTGGACGCCTCGCCCGGCTATACCGAGTGGGCCCGGGCAAATTTCGGCCTCAACCGGCTCAATCCCAAGCGGCATGAGTTCATCGTGGGGGACTGCCACCAGGTGCTGGCCGACCTGGGCGGTCGCGGGTGCCGTTACGATGTGGTGCTGATGGACCCTCCCTCCTTCTCCACCACGGCCAAGAGCCGCTTCACGACCCGGGGCGGCACCTCCGACCTGGTGGCGGCCGCCCTGCCGCTTGTGAGCGCCAACGGCCTCTTGATCGCCTCCTCCAATCACCAGAAGGTGGATACGGCCGAGTATCTCAAGGAGTTGCGCCGGGGCGCGCTCCAGGCGGGGAACGACCTGCGGGTGATCAGCCTGGCCGGACAGCCGGAGGATTTTCCCTATCCGGTCAGCTTCCCCGAGGGGCGCTATCTCAAGTACGCCCTCTGCGTGAAGGGGGGCTGA
- a CDS encoding AzlD domain-containing protein yields the protein MSAAGYLLLVIGMGVVTYLPRLLPLVTFSRRKLPPWFAEWLELIPPAILSALIAPTLFAQATPRAFALGKVELLAALPTLAFALKTRSLAGTVVVGMLCYWGLHYLV from the coding sequence GTGAGCGCCGCCGGTTATCTCCTGCTGGTCATCGGCATGGGCGTTGTGACCTACCTGCCGCGCCTGCTGCCCCTGGTGACATTCTCCCGCCGGAAACTCCCCCCCTGGTTCGCGGAGTGGCTGGAGCTGATCCCGCCGGCCATCCTGAGCGCCCTGATCGCTCCGACGCTGTTTGCACAAGCAACGCCGCGGGCGTTCGCCCTGGGCAAGGTAGAACTGCTGGCCGCCCTGCCGACCCTGGCCTTCGCCCTCAAGACCCGCTCATTGGCCGGGACGGTGGTGGTGGGAATGCTCTGCTACTGGGGCCTGCATTATCTGGTATAA
- a CDS encoding DUF4124 domain-containing protein, protein MKIVAMAAIALCCAAAGGNAATYRWTDDQGVLNFTDSLETVPAKYRHRVLKGPDITTRDPRISEEVKQQEERARQEQAAQPPVATTPDYMPAQPPEAAPAKVESDELPPGRTRSQKIRDNMERRKAEEEKAQQSGSQQ, encoded by the coding sequence ATGAAAATCGTGGCCATGGCGGCGATAGCCCTCTGTTGCGCGGCCGCCGGGGGCAATGCCGCGACATACCGCTGGACCGACGACCAGGGGGTGCTCAATTTCACCGACAGCCTGGAGACGGTACCGGCCAAGTACCGCCACCGGGTGCTCAAAGGGCCGGACATCACCACCCGCGATCCGCGGATCAGTGAAGAGGTGAAACAGCAGGAGGAACGGGCTCGCCAGGAGCAGGCCGCCCAGCCGCCGGTAGCCACGACCCCCGACTATATGCCGGCCCAGCCGCCGGAGGCCGCGCCGGCCAAGGTGGAAAGCGACGAGTTGCCTCCGGGGCGGACCAGGAGCCAGAAGATCCGGGACAATATGGAGCGGCGCAAGGCCGAAGAGGAAAAGGCCCAGCAGTCCGGCAGCCAGCAATGA
- a CDS encoding NADH:flavin oxidoreductase/NADH oxidase: protein MSKLFTPFAMRSVTFRNRIFVSPMCQYSSRDGLATDWHMVHLGSRAVGGAGLVMVEATAVSPEGRISPDDSGIWNDGHVAAFKPIARFIRDNGAVPGIQLAHAGRKASCDLPWRGGGPVGPDARGWQPQAPSPEPFAPGHPMPHELAPADLDLVEDQFRAAARRALAAGFQVAEIHMAHGYLLHEFLSPLSNRRGDDHGGSLDNRMRFPLRVARAVREEWPGELPLFVRLSCVDWAEGGWSLDQSVCLCRHLKEIGVDLIDCSSGFVASGERVPFAPGFQVPFAAAIRAGAALPTGAVGLITDPAQAEQILVTGQADAVFLAREMLRDPYWPLHAARELGVEVAWPDQYLRAGK from the coding sequence ATGAGTAAGCTCTTCACCCCCTTCGCCATGCGTTCCGTTACCTTTCGCAATCGTATCTTCGTCTCTCCCATGTGCCAGTATTCCAGCCGGGACGGCCTGGCAACCGACTGGCATATGGTCCATCTGGGCAGCCGGGCCGTGGGGGGCGCCGGACTGGTGATGGTGGAAGCCACCGCCGTGAGCCCCGAAGGCCGCATCAGCCCCGACGACAGCGGCATCTGGAACGATGGCCATGTTGCGGCATTCAAACCGATTGCCCGTTTCATCCGTGACAACGGGGCCGTACCCGGCATCCAACTGGCCCATGCCGGCCGCAAGGCGTCCTGCGACCTTCCCTGGCGCGGCGGCGGGCCGGTGGGACCGGATGCACGGGGCTGGCAGCCGCAGGCCCCCAGCCCGGAGCCCTTTGCCCCCGGCCATCCCATGCCCCACGAGCTTGCCCCCGCCGACCTGGACCTGGTCGAAGACCAGTTCCGCGCCGCGGCCCGGAGGGCGCTGGCGGCCGGCTTCCAGGTGGCGGAGATTCACATGGCCCATGGCTACCTGCTGCACGAATTCCTCTCCCCCCTGTCGAACCGGCGGGGTGACGACCATGGCGGCAGCCTCGACAACAGGATGCGTTTTCCGCTGCGGGTGGCCCGGGCCGTGCGCGAGGAATGGCCGGGAGAGCTGCCGCTGTTCGTGCGGCTTTCCTGTGTTGACTGGGCTGAAGGGGGCTGGAGCCTCGACCAGTCGGTGTGTCTCTGCCGCCACCTCAAGGAGATCGGGGTAGACCTGATCGACTGTTCGTCCGGTTTCGTTGCCTCGGGCGAGCGGGTCCCCTTTGCCCCCGGCTTCCAGGTGCCCTTTGCCGCCGCAATCCGTGCCGGAGCCGCTCTCCCCACCGGCGCGGTGGGCCTCATTACCGACCCGGCCCAGGCGGAGCAGATCCTGGTCACCGGTCAGGCCGATGCCGTATTCCTGGCCCGGGAGATGCTGCGCGACCCCTACTGGCCCCTTCATGCCGCCCGCGAACTGGGGGTGGAGGTCGCCTGGCCGGATCAATACCTGCGGGCCGGGAAATAG